In Pirellulaceae bacterium, one DNA window encodes the following:
- a CDS encoding 7-carboxy-7-deazaguanine synthase QueE, whose product MRVAEIYESIQGEGALTGTRSVFVRTSGCNLRCVYCDTPYASWNPEGEDLSVDEIVEAVVKWDAVHAVLTGGEPMLFAELVPLCERLRELGMHITIETAGTLYLPLACDLMSISPKLSNSTPSAKDSPRWHQRHEDSRHVPKTIRQLVDEYSYQFKFVVGSPADLDEVLTYLGLFPHIDRSRVMLMPEGCDQQRLLELQRWLEPDCRQHGFRFCPRRHIEWFGALRGT is encoded by the coding sequence ATGCGTGTAGCTGAGATTTACGAATCGATTCAAGGTGAGGGTGCTCTGACCGGCACTCGCAGTGTTTTTGTGCGCACCAGCGGTTGCAATTTACGCTGTGTTTATTGCGACACCCCTTATGCCTCCTGGAATCCCGAAGGGGAGGATCTTTCGGTCGACGAAATCGTGGAAGCGGTGGTTAAATGGGATGCGGTGCATGCGGTTCTGACGGGTGGTGAACCGATGCTCTTCGCGGAATTGGTGCCACTCTGTGAGCGACTTCGCGAGTTGGGGATGCACATTACCATCGAGACGGCCGGCACTCTCTATTTGCCGCTGGCTTGCGATTTGATGTCGATCAGTCCCAAGCTTTCAAATTCTACTCCTTCGGCAAAAGATTCGCCCCGTTGGCACCAACGCCACGAAGATTCCCGCCATGTTCCCAAGACCATTCGTCAATTAGTTGACGAATACTCCTATCAATTTAAGTTCGTTGTTGGGAGTCCCGCGGACCTCGATGAGGTGCTTACGTATCTTGGGTTGTTTCCCCATATTGATCGATCCCGTGTCATGCTGATGCCGGAGGGCTGCGATCAGCAGCGCCTGCTCGAATTGCAACGCTGGCTTGAGCCTGATTGTCGGCAACACGGATTTCGTTTCTGCCCTCGTCGACATATCGAATGGTTTGGGGCTTTGCGAGGGACCTAG
- the trpD gene encoding anthranilate phosphoribosyltransferase translates to MTSEILGRVSGGENLSMEEMSSAIHAIMQGSWQEEQIALLLTALHQKGETVDEIAGAAEALRRNMTPIRSTRPRLLDTCGTGGDASGTFNISTAAAIVTAAADVAVAKHGNRGMTSKTGSADVLAELGVNIEATVAQSERCLEEAGICFCFAPLMHQSMRHVAAVRKKLGIRTIFNLLGPLCNPANAQFQLLGVGKPELRPLLANALERLGTERSVVVCGSDGLDEVTLTGATDCTEITKSTVHDFRWTPDQFGLEVCTDKSSMLVNSPADSAEIIRKVFNNTAGPARDIVAINAAAALWTANMNESPASCTQLAMDAITSGAALEKLRHLAELSHA, encoded by the coding sequence ATGACAAGTGAAATCCTTGGCCGCGTTTCCGGCGGCGAAAATTTATCCATGGAAGAGATGTCATCCGCTATTCATGCGATCATGCAGGGCAGCTGGCAAGAAGAACAGATTGCACTCCTGCTGACCGCTCTTCATCAAAAGGGCGAAACCGTAGATGAAATCGCTGGAGCCGCCGAGGCTCTACGGCGGAACATGACACCGATTCGCTCAACTCGTCCACGTTTGCTAGATACATGCGGAACGGGCGGCGACGCATCAGGCACATTCAACATTAGTACTGCGGCAGCGATTGTCACCGCGGCAGCTGACGTCGCTGTTGCAAAACACGGCAATCGGGGTATGACCAGCAAGACGGGTTCAGCCGATGTGCTCGCAGAGCTGGGTGTCAATATTGAGGCCACCGTCGCGCAATCTGAGCGATGTTTGGAAGAGGCTGGAATCTGTTTCTGTTTCGCCCCGCTGATGCATCAGTCGATGCGTCACGTGGCCGCTGTCCGGAAAAAACTGGGAATTCGTACGATTTTCAATCTTTTGGGACCGCTTTGTAATCCGGCCAACGCTCAGTTTCAGTTACTAGGGGTGGGCAAGCCCGAACTTCGCCCCTTACTCGCCAACGCTCTCGAACGACTGGGTACAGAACGATCCGTGGTCGTTTGTGGCTCGGATGGTCTGGATGAAGTCACACTGACTGGGGCCACTGACTGTACAGAAATCACCAAGAGCACGGTTCATGACTTCCGTTGGACACCCGACCAATTCGGGTTGGAAGTCTGCACGGACAAATCGTCAATGCTGGTTAATTCCCCTGCTGACAGCGCTGAAATCATCCGCAAGGTCTTCAATAACACGGCGGGGCCGGCTCGAGATATCGTTGCAATCAACGCCGCGGCCGCACTCTGGACGGCGAACATGAACGAGTCACCGGCAAGCTGCACGCAGCTTGCGATGGACGCAATTACGAGTGGTGCAGCCCTTGAGAAGCTTCGTCATTTGGCTGAATTGAGTCACGCATAA
- a CDS encoding trypsin-like peptidase domain-containing protein: MLFVRLRWFKLLFAATTFTACGMATVCSIAPASAQTVALKPRSAPRVVEQATVDNSRDKLYEEVAAEYALVKSQGNLLKKVVQLVKPTVVHIESYKTEVSDGQFGSQPTIEEAGSGIIIKLNREFFVITNRHVIADTSLENIKVRLSDGRHLRPLKTWTDADTDVAVIRVRGENIVSARLGNSDQVEIGDFVVAVGSPFGLSHSVTYGIISAKGRRDLELGTENVRLQDFLQTDAAINPGNSGGPLLNLRGEVIGINTAIASNSGGNEGVSFAIPIRLVMFVAEQLIVYGEVSHAYLGVQLDGEYSLEKAQRLGLDRVRGALVKGVTPRSPAFFSNLQVDDLITTYDGIFIEDDDHLVNLVSMTPINQTVSIDVVRNTKLVKLNVKVANRRHFEPVNR, from the coding sequence ATGCTCTTTGTGCGTCTGAGATGGTTCAAATTATTATTCGCCGCCACGACTTTCACCGCGTGCGGCATGGCAACAGTGTGCAGCATCGCACCCGCGTCGGCTCAAACGGTGGCTCTCAAACCGCGAAGTGCTCCGCGAGTTGTGGAACAAGCAACCGTCGACAACAGTCGGGATAAACTGTACGAAGAAGTTGCTGCTGAGTACGCTCTTGTCAAGAGTCAGGGAAACCTTCTCAAGAAGGTGGTTCAGCTCGTCAAGCCAACCGTCGTCCACATCGAGTCGTACAAGACGGAAGTCAGCGATGGGCAATTCGGTTCCCAGCCAACCATCGAAGAGGCTGGCTCTGGCATCATCATCAAGTTGAATCGCGAGTTTTTCGTGATCACCAATCGGCACGTGATTGCTGATACTTCGCTCGAAAACATCAAGGTACGACTGAGTGACGGCCGTCATCTCCGCCCCCTAAAGACCTGGACGGATGCAGACACGGACGTGGCAGTGATCCGGGTCCGTGGTGAAAATATTGTTTCCGCCCGCCTCGGTAATAGCGATCAAGTAGAAATCGGTGATTTCGTTGTCGCAGTGGGTAGCCCGTTTGGTTTAAGTCATTCTGTGACTTACGGAATCATCAGTGCCAAGGGCCGGCGCGATCTCGAATTAGGGACCGAAAATGTTCGTCTCCAGGATTTCCTACAGACCGATGCGGCAATCAACCCAGGCAACAGCGGCGGTCCGCTTCTCAACCTGAGGGGTGAAGTCATCGGCATCAACACGGCCATCGCCAGTAACTCTGGCGGAAACGAAGGTGTCAGCTTTGCGATTCCAATCCGGCTGGTGATGTTCGTTGCCGAGCAATTGATCGTCTACGGGGAGGTCAGCCATGCTTATTTGGGCGTCCAATTGGATGGCGAATACTCGCTAGAAAAAGCTCAACGACTCGGCCTCGATCGAGTTCGAGGAGCCTTAGTCAAAGGGGTGACTCCAAGGTCTCCCGCCTTTTTCTCCAACCTTCAAGTGGATGACCTCATCACCACTTACGACGGAATCTTTATCGAAGACGATGACCATTTAGTCAATTTGGTTAGTATGACGCCGATCAACCAAACGGTTTCCATCGATGTTGTGCGGAACACCAAACTGGTAAAATTAAATGTCAAAGTTGCCAACCGTCGGCATTTCGAACCCGTCAACCGGTGA
- a CDS encoding DUF1501 domain-containing protein, which yields MLEFHAQGKAYTCSGTTRRDFLRVGSLSAIGLSLPQYLQAREQGAVDPKGDDRSCIMIFNLGAPSQLDTFDMKPDAPAEIRGPFKPIRTVSPEIEISEIFPQHAKVADHFSLVRSCYHTSAAVHDAGWQMMQTGRQFSGGVETPHPGAVVSYLRGRKTDLPPFVVLPELMGRGGGNLPNGQAGGFLGKSHDPFALMADPSQPKFKVPDLLPPSEIGTVRLERRRRMREIVDQTVEHFEQSEDARLLDSNFQAAYRLMTSTQAREAFDLSKESKKVRERYGQNRFGQCCLLARRLVEAGVRFVTINTFLTVFDEITWDIHGSKPFTSIEGMRDIVAPMYDQAYSALLEDLVDRGMLDSTMVACLAEFGRTPKVNPAGGRDHWPQCFTVSFAGGGVQGGRVVGASDPIGGVPADRPTQPAEVVATIFRGLGLNTDGHLPGPSGRPFPLVDIGNEPIKELFS from the coding sequence ATGTTGGAGTTTCACGCTCAAGGAAAAGCCTACACCTGTTCTGGAACGACTCGGAGAGATTTCTTGCGAGTCGGATCATTAAGTGCCATTGGCTTGTCACTTCCTCAATACTTGCAAGCTCGGGAGCAAGGAGCCGTCGATCCGAAGGGCGATGATCGATCATGTATCATGATCTTCAATCTGGGCGCTCCGAGCCAGCTCGATACGTTCGATATGAAGCCCGATGCGCCGGCTGAAATACGAGGGCCGTTCAAGCCAATTCGGACCGTGTCGCCGGAGATTGAGATTTCAGAAATCTTTCCGCAACATGCCAAAGTGGCTGATCATTTTTCATTGGTGCGCAGCTGCTATCACACTTCGGCTGCCGTGCACGACGCCGGTTGGCAAATGATGCAAACGGGTCGCCAGTTTAGTGGTGGAGTTGAAACGCCCCATCCCGGAGCAGTCGTCAGTTATTTGCGTGGACGCAAGACGGACCTACCTCCATTTGTTGTGTTACCCGAACTCATGGGACGCGGCGGAGGAAATCTTCCAAATGGCCAAGCCGGTGGCTTTCTGGGGAAATCCCATGATCCATTTGCGTTGATGGCAGATCCTTCCCAGCCCAAGTTCAAGGTGCCCGATCTCTTGCCGCCCTCAGAAATCGGAACGGTTCGACTGGAACGTCGCCGTCGCATGCGCGAGATCGTTGATCAAACGGTCGAGCACTTCGAGCAAAGTGAAGATGCTCGTTTACTGGACTCGAATTTTCAGGCCGCCTATCGTTTGATGACTAGCACGCAAGCTCGAGAAGCATTCGATCTCTCCAAAGAATCGAAAAAGGTGCGGGAACGTTACGGTCAAAATCGCTTTGGTCAATGTTGTTTGCTTGCTCGCAGACTGGTCGAGGCTGGGGTTCGTTTTGTGACCATCAATACGTTTCTGACCGTTTTCGATGAGATCACTTGGGATATCCATGGCTCGAAACCCTTCACATCGATCGAAGGGATGCGTGACATTGTCGCACCAATGTACGATCAAGCGTACAGTGCGTTGCTCGAAGATCTCGTTGATCGAGGTATGTTGGACAGCACGATGGTGGCTTGCTTAGCCGAGTTTGGGCGCACGCCGAAAGTTAATCCGGCTGGAGGTCGAGATCATTGGCCACAATGTTTTACGGTCAGTTTTGCAGGTGGAGGCGTTCAAGGAGGTCGTGTGGTCGGTGCCAGCGATCCGATTGGTGGAGTGCCTGCCGATCGTCCCACCCAACCTGCTGAAGTCGTTGCCACGATCTTTCGTGGGCTAGGTCTGAACACCGACGGACACCTTCCGGGACCTTCCGGGCGTCCGTTTCCTCTCGTTGATATTGGCAATGAGCCCATTAAGGAGCTGTTTTCGTGA
- a CDS encoding TraR/DksA family transcriptional regulator has translation MARKDAMTNLREVLIVRRDALRRALAGDLSLLKELREQTSGDVVDFALDSAQDEINSQLAEVESRELANIETALEKMRDGSYGKCDGCATNIPVIRLQALPYATYCIQCQQELEKTGELPTPNPNLGNILNSGDDPVINDVEVDIS, from the coding sequence ATGGCACGCAAAGACGCAATGACGAATCTTCGCGAGGTGCTGATTGTACGTCGTGATGCGCTCCGCAGAGCACTGGCTGGTGATCTGAGTCTCCTCAAAGAACTGCGAGAACAGACATCAGGTGACGTTGTCGATTTCGCACTCGACTCGGCACAGGACGAAATCAACTCGCAGCTGGCCGAGGTCGAAAGTCGCGAACTCGCGAACATCGAAACCGCGCTCGAAAAGATGCGAGACGGATCGTACGGCAAATGTGATGGATGTGCTACGAACATCCCCGTCATCCGACTTCAGGCTCTCCCGTATGCGACCTATTGCATCCAATGCCAACAGGAATTGGAAAAGACGGGTGAGTTACCCACGCCGAACCCAAATCTGGGAAACATTCTAAATTCGGGTGACGACCCAGTAATCAATGATGTCGAAGTCGACATTTCCTGA
- the queF gene encoding preQ(1) synthase — translation MPDDFKSMLEPFNNTFPQRDYQIEIVCPEFTSVCPKTGQPDFGTLTLNYIPNQLCVELKSLKMYLQQFRNEGIFYENVTNRILDDLVAVIQPRQMTLTADFNARGGITATITARYSAEN, via the coding sequence ATGCCTGACGATTTTAAATCGATGCTTGAACCGTTTAACAACACATTCCCGCAACGGGACTACCAAATTGAAATCGTGTGCCCCGAATTTACATCCGTATGCCCCAAAACCGGCCAACCTGACTTCGGCACGCTGACGCTCAACTACATTCCTAACCAGTTGTGCGTCGAGTTGAAAAGTTTGAAGATGTACCTGCAACAGTTTCGCAATGAGGGTATCTTCTATGAAAACGTTACGAACCGGATTCTCGATGACCTTGTTGCTGTCATTCAACCCCGTCAAATGACGCTCACAGCAGACTTCAATGCACGAGGCGGGATTACGGCAACAATCACGGCGCGATATTCGGCTGAAAACTAG
- a CDS encoding nucleoside hydrolase, with translation MPRRVIIDCDPGIDDAVALCMALFDPRFEVVAITATAGNVDARQSSRNVQTVIEMLDPPRWPRLGMGRESSATSSVDTTDLHGADGLGNLDVSISELHHQHPSDKVIADAVRNEPGELTIVALGPLTNIARAISRDPDLTTMIDQIIMTGGSVEGIGNVTPAAERNIYSDPEAARAVFHSPITKTLVPLDVTRRLMFPFDLVDRLPHGETRAGKLLHHVVPYAFRAYRQQLGLEGIHLHDAVSLVFALQPELFRTEEMAGDVETQGELTRGTTIFDRRPRPDWRINMDVVVDLDLIEVQAAIERGLKYAGQQTA, from the coding sequence ATGCCTCGACGAGTTATTATCGATTGTGACCCGGGGATCGACGATGCGGTTGCCCTTTGCATGGCATTGTTCGATCCCAGATTCGAAGTCGTGGCCATCACGGCGACGGCGGGCAATGTCGACGCGCGTCAGTCCAGTCGGAATGTGCAGACCGTCATTGAAATGCTCGACCCGCCCCGCTGGCCGCGACTAGGAATGGGTCGCGAGTCGAGTGCAACATCATCGGTTGATACAACGGATCTGCATGGTGCTGATGGCTTAGGGAATCTAGACGTTTCGATATCGGAGTTGCATCATCAACACCCGTCCGACAAGGTGATTGCCGATGCGGTTCGCAATGAACCGGGAGAATTGACAATTGTTGCCTTAGGGCCGCTGACGAATATTGCTCGCGCGATCAGTCGCGATCCGGATTTGACGACGATGATCGATCAAATCATCATGACGGGAGGCAGTGTTGAGGGCATCGGCAATGTGACTCCTGCGGCCGAGCGCAATATCTATTCCGATCCAGAGGCAGCACGGGCCGTGTTTCACTCACCCATCACCAAAACGCTCGTCCCGTTGGACGTAACGCGTCGGCTGATGTTTCCCTTCGATCTGGTCGATCGACTGCCGCACGGTGAAACACGAGCTGGGAAATTGCTCCATCATGTGGTGCCTTACGCCTTTCGTGCTTATCGGCAACAACTAGGGCTCGAAGGTATTCATTTGCATGACGCCGTCTCCCTCGTCTTCGCACTCCAACCTGAGCTGTTTCGCACCGAAGAAATGGCGGGAGATGTCGAAACGCAAGGTGAACTGACTCGCGGGACAACAATCTTTGACCGACGTCCACGACCCGACTGGCGAATTAACATGGATGTCGTGGTGGATTTGGATCTCATCGAAGTTCAAGCTGCTATCGAGCGAGGCTTGAAGTACGCCGGCCAGCAAACCGCCTAG
- a CDS encoding DUF1549 and DUF1553 domain-containing protein: protein MNPCGTRCNLTLSLLVVLLLTTCLRAEIKIFPDNAIVLSGHDSVQRVLAEQIQDGQSVGDVTEQVVWKVSDLGIARIEGGQLFPVADGLTTLTATGELGKATVEVSVIGATQKTDWEFSRHLLPVLSRAGCNTGACHGALAGKGGFRLSLRGYHPDGDYHAITQAARGRRIELSDPGRSLLVAKPSGMIRHQGGMRLPPESRDYRVLVEWVTNGASGPSKNDSKLSTIHIQPELIRLQPGDRQRLIVTAEYEDGLREDVTDWAMFSSSDQTVARVDSEGIVEIIGNGDGAIVVWFSSQLALTRLSSPFPNQISDDRYAATPRRNFIDDLVLEKLKELNLLPSPRSTNSEFLRRVYLDTIGTLPTSDEVQLFLENERADKRDRVIDDLLARSEYVDYWSHRWSDLLLVNGRRLRPKAVRAYYAWIRDHVANNSPWDQMVREIVTAKGSSIENGATNFYALHQDPENMTENVSQAFLGLSIGCAKCHNHPLEKWTNDQYYAMANFFSRVKAKGWGGDARSGDGIRTLFAANQGELIQPLTGIAQRPTPLDGKPLPLAATGDRRDFLADWLTSSKNDYFRRAITNRVWAALLGKGLVEPVDDLRVSNPARNEPLLDQLSQFLVERDFDLKSLIREILISETYQRSSQPLPGNQDDRHYFSRYYPRRLSAEVLLDAISQVTEVPTKFTQIGYDGSDFQNTSDYPLGTRAIQLHDSAVVSEFLKSFGRNERDITCECERSDTPSLVQVLHISNGVTINERLREPNSCVQKSVANELDLAEFIHRAFVSTLSRPPTQQEVEGLSQMIQETPEDQRITAFEDLYWSIMSTREFLFNH, encoded by the coding sequence ATGAACCCATGCGGAACCCGCTGTAATTTGACTCTCAGTCTGCTTGTGGTTCTTCTGCTGACGACTTGCCTTCGTGCTGAAATCAAAATCTTTCCCGACAACGCGATTGTCTTATCCGGACATGATTCGGTGCAGCGCGTGCTCGCCGAGCAAATTCAGGACGGGCAATCGGTCGGAGATGTGACAGAACAGGTCGTTTGGAAGGTGAGTGATTTAGGCATTGCGCGGATCGAAGGCGGACAGCTTTTTCCTGTGGCTGACGGCCTTACGACGCTTACCGCCACGGGGGAACTGGGGAAAGCGACTGTCGAGGTGAGCGTGATCGGTGCGACCCAGAAGACGGATTGGGAGTTTTCCCGTCATCTGCTGCCCGTTTTGTCCCGAGCTGGCTGCAATACGGGGGCCTGCCATGGGGCGCTTGCCGGCAAGGGAGGTTTCCGATTGTCGTTGCGAGGTTACCACCCAGACGGCGACTATCATGCCATCACGCAAGCGGCTCGTGGACGCCGGATCGAACTCTCGGACCCCGGACGAAGTTTGTTAGTGGCAAAACCTTCCGGAATGATTCGCCATCAGGGCGGAATGCGACTTCCCCCAGAATCTCGTGACTATCGTGTGCTGGTCGAATGGGTCACCAATGGTGCATCGGGGCCATCGAAGAATGATTCCAAACTCAGCACGATTCATATTCAGCCCGAGTTAATACGGCTGCAACCGGGGGACCGACAACGTTTGATTGTCACGGCAGAATATGAGGATGGTTTGCGGGAAGACGTGACGGATTGGGCCATGTTCTCCTCTTCTGATCAAACCGTGGCTCGAGTTGACTCCGAGGGCATCGTTGAAATTATTGGCAATGGCGATGGGGCAATTGTCGTTTGGTTTTCCAGCCAGCTTGCTTTGACGCGTCTTTCTTCGCCATTTCCCAACCAGATTTCCGATGATCGATATGCGGCAACGCCTCGCCGAAACTTTATTGATGACTTAGTGCTCGAAAAACTCAAGGAACTGAATCTGCTACCCTCGCCTCGATCAACGAATTCCGAGTTTCTCAGGCGGGTCTATCTTGACACGATTGGAACACTGCCAACAAGCGATGAGGTTCAGCTGTTTCTTGAAAATGAACGTGCTGATAAGCGAGATCGCGTGATTGATGACTTGTTAGCCCGTTCCGAATATGTTGACTATTGGAGTCATCGTTGGTCGGATCTGCTGTTGGTCAACGGTCGTCGATTGAGACCGAAAGCCGTCCGCGCGTATTACGCCTGGATTCGCGATCACGTCGCGAATAATTCTCCTTGGGATCAGATGGTTCGCGAGATTGTTACTGCCAAAGGGAGTAGCATTGAGAATGGGGCGACCAATTTTTATGCGTTGCATCAAGATCCGGAGAATATGACCGAAAACGTAAGCCAAGCGTTTTTGGGCCTCTCGATTGGATGTGCCAAGTGCCACAATCATCCGCTGGAAAAATGGACCAATGATCAATACTATGCGATGGCGAATTTTTTCTCGCGAGTCAAAGCGAAGGGGTGGGGAGGCGACGCTCGAAGCGGAGATGGGATTCGTACGCTGTTTGCTGCAAATCAGGGTGAGCTCATCCAGCCTTTGACCGGAATTGCCCAACGCCCGACTCCTTTGGACGGAAAGCCGTTGCCGCTGGCTGCGACTGGGGATCGACGGGACTTTTTAGCCGATTGGCTGACCTCCTCCAAAAACGACTATTTTCGTCGCGCGATCACTAATCGAGTTTGGGCCGCGCTGCTGGGGAAAGGACTCGTTGAGCCCGTCGACGATTTGCGTGTCTCCAATCCTGCTCGAAATGAACCACTGCTCGATCAGCTGAGTCAGTTCCTGGTCGAACGTGATTTCGATCTGAAAAGTTTGATTCGCGAGATCTTAATCTCCGAAACTTATCAACGATCCAGTCAGCCACTGCCCGGCAATCAGGACGATCGTCACTATTTCAGTCGCTATTATCCTAGACGACTTTCTGCCGAAGTATTGCTGGATGCGATTTCACAAGTCACTGAAGTGCCGACAAAGTTTACTCAGATCGGATACGACGGAAGTGATTTTCAAAATACTTCTGACTACCCTCTCGGCACCCGTGCCATCCAATTGCACGATTCGGCTGTCGTTTCTGAATTCCTGAAAAGTTTCGGTCGTAACGAACGAGATATTACCTGCGAGTGTGAACGGTCAGACACGCCCAGCTTGGTGCAGGTGTTGCACATCAGTAACGGTGTCACCATCAACGAACGTTTGCGGGAGCCAAACAGTTGCGTACAGAAATCGGTCGCTAATGAGTTGGACCTGGCGGAATTCATTCATCGTGCGTTTGTCAGTACCTTGTCTCGCCCGCCGACTCAACAAGAGGTCGAAGGGCTTTCGCAGATGATTCAAGAAACACCGGAAGATCAACGCATCACGGCATTCGAAGATCTGTATTGGAGCATCATGAGTACTCGAGAGTTTTTGTTCAATCACTAG
- a CDS encoding FHA domain-containing protein produces the protein MLSALNVLSDFSTSKLPAIISTSPQPSSRGLCFQIHTGQHHGRVFRIGSQLCSIGSASGCTLRLQAPNVEPMHCVIVRGKMGTVVRRWASPAKLNGHEFTEAYLHPGDYLSIGSVELELISEPADAFVERIPHRSNRVSLHSLSSLANSKQPNYHREENFSRPLQAIQAESKRLEQSLLRQEGELTRLLKSNRVTQHAINLESHNGSQDGALLSELELVKQRFELAQQARLSAERALARFARMICEVQDSEPRVGGIPGKCSVDLAAGDFTVFPHDPSVRDRGIHPSDSSREALSSLPGRNGSEHGRSSVGEHAAESSLPVERKETEEMSEYLHRLLKRVNEFSKNTEEPSEE, from the coding sequence GTGTTGTCAGCCTTGAACGTTTTGTCCGATTTTTCTACGAGCAAATTGCCCGCAATCATTTCCACCTCGCCCCAGCCTAGCTCTCGCGGGCTCTGCTTTCAAATTCATACCGGCCAGCATCATGGACGTGTTTTTCGGATTGGAAGCCAGCTTTGTTCAATCGGTTCAGCATCCGGTTGTACGCTTCGGCTACAGGCACCGAATGTCGAGCCGATGCACTGTGTGATTGTTCGAGGCAAGATGGGCACTGTTGTTCGTCGTTGGGCGTCTCCGGCTAAGTTGAATGGTCACGAGTTCACCGAGGCGTATTTGCATCCTGGAGATTATTTGTCCATTGGATCGGTGGAACTCGAATTGATCTCCGAACCTGCAGACGCCTTTGTCGAGCGAATTCCTCATCGCTCGAACCGAGTCAGTCTCCACTCTTTGTCTTCTTTGGCAAACTCAAAACAGCCAAATTATCACAGGGAGGAAAATTTCTCTCGGCCGCTGCAAGCGATTCAGGCTGAATCCAAACGTCTCGAACAAAGTCTGTTGCGACAGGAAGGTGAGTTAACTCGGTTGCTGAAAAGTAATCGGGTAACTCAACATGCGATCAATTTAGAGTCCCACAACGGTTCGCAAGATGGCGCCTTACTATCCGAGTTGGAACTCGTGAAGCAGCGGTTTGAATTGGCGCAGCAGGCAAGATTGTCTGCTGAGAGGGCGCTCGCAAGATTCGCTCGAATGATTTGCGAGGTACAGGATTCGGAACCGCGCGTGGGTGGAATTCCAGGCAAGTGCAGCGTTGACTTGGCGGCAGGTGACTTCACCGTGTTCCCCCACGATCCGTCGGTACGAGATCGTGGGATTCACCCCAGCGATTCATCACGTGAGGCTTTGTCGTCTTTGCCAGGCAGAAATGGATCGGAACATGGCCGGTCAAGCGTGGGTGAACACGCCGCAGAAAGCTCGTTGCCTGTTGAGCGGAAAGAGACAGAAGAGATGAGTGAATATCTTCACCGTCTTTTGAAGCGAGTCAACGAATTCTCGAAAAACACCGAAGAGCCATCCGAGGAATAG
- a CDS encoding sugar phosphate isomerase/epimerase, translating to MPDNPKVLLTGFADEAANQKTAEQQFAAFAAIGLQYYSIRFIDVGNGIKNVMELTKSEISKVRHLQDEYGLNVSSVGSPIGKVKLNDVDDGSKNKFVPFKRYLSKDVKKACEIAHALETKLIRGFSFYHPRDTPAEEHIPQVVDQLGQIAESCHRSDLTFGLEIEANLVGQTGQILAEIHRKVNHPALVLIFDAGNIITQGFTPAEVFDQYLAMKPGLGWIHVKDYRHPKPTHRTTHVDEETLKHFVPADLGESAHEAIFRDFRDHIPKLERKLRRRGIPGVFLDLEPHVKGGGQFGGFSGPDGMGVALRGLCKVLDYTAIDYHLRDFQDIRDSRGF from the coding sequence ATGCCCGACAATCCTAAGGTCCTGTTGACTGGCTTCGCGGACGAAGCAGCAAATCAAAAGACGGCGGAACAGCAGTTCGCAGCATTTGCGGCAATTGGACTGCAGTATTACAGCATTCGCTTCATCGATGTCGGCAATGGCATTAAAAACGTCATGGAACTCACCAAGTCCGAAATCAGTAAAGTTCGACACCTGCAAGATGAGTACGGACTCAACGTTTCGTCGGTCGGTTCACCCATCGGCAAGGTAAAGCTTAATGACGTTGACGATGGGTCGAAAAACAAATTCGTCCCGTTCAAACGCTATCTAAGCAAGGACGTCAAGAAAGCCTGTGAAATTGCGCACGCGCTGGAAACGAAATTGATCCGTGGATTTTCCTTTTACCACCCACGCGACACACCTGCGGAAGAGCATATCCCACAGGTTGTCGATCAACTCGGACAAATTGCCGAATCCTGCCATCGTAGCGACCTAACGTTTGGTCTCGAAATCGAAGCAAATCTCGTGGGACAAACCGGCCAGATTCTTGCTGAAATCCATCGCAAGGTGAACCACCCCGCACTGGTGTTAATCTTTGATGCAGGCAACATTATCACGCAAGGCTTCACCCCCGCCGAAGTCTTTGACCAGTATCTCGCGATGAAGCCAGGACTCGGCTGGATCCACGTGAAAGACTATCGACATCCCAAGCCAACTCATCGCACAACGCATGTCGATGAAGAAACGCTCAAACATTTTGTACCGGCTGATCTGGGTGAAAGCGCTCACGAGGCGATCTTTCGCGACTTCCGCGATCACATTCCCAAACTCGAACGAAAACTCCGTCGCCGAGGAATTCCCGGCGTCTTTCTCGATTTGGAACCCCACGTAAAAGGCGGTGGTCAATTTGGCGGGTTCAGCGGACCAGATGGGATGGGAGTCGCCTTGCGCGGCCTCTGCAAGGTGCTCGACTATACGGCCATCGACTACCATCTGCGCGATTTCCAGGATATTCGTGACTCCCGCGGCTTCTAA